One genomic window of Verrucomicrobiia bacterium includes the following:
- a CDS encoding pitrilysin family protein produces the protein MTRRTWLALTLAATATTAFAADIPDRPEKLPVKPLKYEAPNPADYRTVLKSGPVAYLVPDRELPLINISILVRTGDYLNPAGKEGLANLTGYLLTKSGIASKSAEELDERLAFLAAQLNSGISEAQGTVALNLLSKDLDEGLQILRDVLTAPKFQDDKIALRKQQTLQAMKQRNDDSAAMELRERRFLLYGDKFFINQHPTAASIESITKDDLKAFHQKWFHPGNFIIAVNGDFDRKEMTAKLEKLFANWPFKGEKPPTVPSEVTFAKPGVYVVDKDVPQGRVSILLPGVYRDNPDYTAITVMNDILGGGGFTSRIVNRVRSDEGLAYSAGSGFPGGIYYRMAFVAAFQSKSGTVPYATSIVMEELEKMATQPVTDEELVTTKQSFIDTFPQSFSTAAQVAGTFASDEITGRYAKDPTFWKTYRDKVNAVDAKEVKRVATKYLTKDQVAILIVGKKEDILKGHPDHKVKLTDLSKGGLVDVPLRDPLTMKPMAK, from the coding sequence ATGACACGTAGAACTTGGCTGGCATTGACGCTCGCGGCCACGGCGACGACAGCGTTCGCGGCGGATATCCCGGATCGTCCGGAGAAGCTGCCGGTGAAGCCGCTGAAGTATGAGGCACCGAATCCGGCGGATTACCGCACAGTGCTGAAGAGCGGGCCGGTGGCGTATCTCGTTCCCGATCGCGAATTGCCGCTGATAAACATCAGCATCCTCGTACGCACGGGGGATTACCTGAATCCGGCGGGCAAAGAAGGTCTCGCGAATCTTACGGGTTATTTGCTTACGAAGAGCGGTATCGCTTCCAAGAGCGCGGAGGAGTTGGATGAACGGCTGGCGTTCCTAGCGGCGCAGTTAAATTCGGGCATCTCTGAGGCGCAAGGCACGGTCGCGCTAAACTTGCTCTCGAAAGATTTGGACGAGGGTCTGCAAATCTTGCGCGATGTGCTAACCGCACCGAAATTCCAAGACGACAAGATCGCCTTGCGCAAGCAGCAGACACTCCAAGCGATGAAGCAGCGGAATGATGATTCTGCCGCGATGGAGTTGCGCGAGCGGCGCTTCCTGCTCTATGGCGACAAGTTCTTCATCAACCAGCATCCGACGGCGGCTTCCATCGAGTCCATCACGAAGGATGATTTGAAGGCGTTTCATCAGAAGTGGTTTCATCCGGGCAATTTCATCATCGCGGTGAATGGTGACTTTGATCGCAAAGAGATGACGGCGAAGCTGGAGAAGCTGTTCGCGAACTGGCCATTCAAGGGCGAGAAACCGCCCACAGTCCCGAGTGAAGTGACGTTCGCGAAACCGGGCGTTTACGTGGTGGACAAGGATGTGCCGCAAGGCCGCGTGTCCATCCTGTTGCCGGGCGTGTATCGCGATAATCCGGATTACACGGCCATCACGGTGATGAACGACATCCTCGGTGGTGGCGGGTTCACCTCGCGCATCGTGAATCGTGTGCGGTCGGATGAGGGCTTGGCGTATTCAGCAGGCTCGGGTTTCCCGGGCGGCATTTATTATCGCATGGCGTTCGTGGCGGCGTTCCAATCGAAGTCCGGCACGGTGCCGTATGCGACGTCCATCGTGATGGAGGAGTTGGAGAAGATGGCGACGCAGCCGGTGACGGATGAAGAACTGGTCACGACGAAGCAATCGTTCATCGATACGTTCCCGCAGAGTTTCTCCACGGCGGCGCAAGTCGCAGGCACCTTCGCGAGTGATGAGATCACGGGGCGTTACGCGAAGGACCCGACGTTCTGGAAGACGTATCGCGACAAGGTGAACGCGGTGGATGCGAAGGAAGTGAAACGCGTCGCCACGAAGTATCTCACGAAAGATCAGGTGGCGATCCTCATCGTGGGCAAGAAAGAAGACATCCTGAAAGGGCATCCCGATCACAAGGTGAAACTGACCGACTTGAGCAAGGGAGGATTAGTGGATGTGCCCTTGCGCGATCCGCTGACGATGAAACCGATGGCGAAGTAA